One region of Brassica napus cultivar Da-Ae chromosome A10, Da-Ae, whole genome shotgun sequence genomic DNA includes:
- the LOC106422921 gene encoding protein TPX2, which translates to MEGATEEPIGSAATAIVDQTYEFLAPRWFDFVNGETEDEARRAELWFASALSCAPSPSVPRIKGRRCFKVETMCNFNEEEEEDKPIKDKEPSEPVAATIASQPETDIISEAKKEEGNTTEASTIKPTHSRSKDKTPKQIENKENIPPSRTEACTPKPPLQSSHGGKSMDLKKQQSARKIASLLRNPSALRPKNQSQSSSQLKGTNQKSVKRVTSPKNIAGTTSLIQDNQAIKKQKLDDGKSRQILNPKPTTLLHKTRQGLVNTGFNVCPSVTKQTPKENRKVYVREQVAPFMSTAELMKKFQTSTRDLSLPHANPSLPQNRTKLTLTRPKEPEFVTSQRARPVRVKSSAELEEEMLAKIPKFKARPVNKKILAAPALPAPQRSTPQLPEFQEFHLETMARASQHAETSSIASTEVSKQHNDCRPHLTAPKSPVLQTMLRARPTKAKTTAELEQEELEKAPKFKAKPLNKKIFESKGEMGIFCNMKKHITIPQEFHFATDERISQPCPVVDIFDKLSLTSDSCHEKPLPRNTAPNPFNLRTEERGAEKEKKFVMEITQKLIGDERARVPKANPYPYTTDYPVVPPKPEPKQCTKPEPFQLESLLRHEEEMRREREERMRMEREEAQKRLFKAQPVIKEDPIPVPEKVRKPLTEIQEFNLHVEHRAVERADFDQKIKEKENQYKRYREESEAAKMVEEERFLKQMRKTMVPHARPVPNFNKPFLPQKSNKEITKPKSPNLRVIKRTERRTMMAPPPTVSAATSASAGQMR; encoded by the exons ATGGAAGGAGCAACGGAGGAACCGATCGGTAGTGCTGCGACGGCGATCGTTGATCAGACCTACGAGTTCTTGGCGCCGCGATGGTTCGATTTCGTTAACGGAGAGACGGAGGACGAGGCTCGCCGAGCTGAGCTCTGGTTTGCATCGGCTCTTAGCTGCGCTCCTTCTC cATCGGTTCCTAGAATCAAAGGAAGGAGATGTTTCAAGGTAGAGACAATGTGTAACTtcaatgaggaagaagaagaagataaaccaATAAAG GATAAAGAACCGTCTGAACCAGTAGCTGCAACTATTGCTTCACAACCGGAGACTGATATTATCTCTGAGGCTAAGAAAGAAGAAGGTAATACTACTGAAGCAAGCACAATTAAGCCAACGCACAGTCGTTCCAAGGACAAAACGCCCAAGCAGATAGAAAACAAGGAGAACATTCCTCCTTCTAGGACAGAAGCTTGCACACCCAAACCACCACTGCAGTCATCTCATGGAGGAAAGTCAATGGACCTTAAGAAGCAGCAATCTGCTAGAAAGATAGCTAGTCTTTTGAGGAATCCATCTGCACTTAGGCCCAAAAATCAGTCACAGTCGTCGTCTCAACTGAAAGGAACTAATCAGAAAAGTGTGAAAAG GGTAACGAGTCCCAAGAACATAGCTGGCACTACCAGTCTGATTCAGGATAACCAAGCCATCAAAAAACAAAAGCTAGATGATGGAAAATCAAGACAG ATTCTAAATCCAAAACCAACAACTCTGCTCCACAAGACAAGACAAGGTCTCGTTAACACCGGTTTCAACGTATGCCCTTCGGTCACGAAGCAAACTCCGAAGGAGAACAGGAAG GTTTATGTCCGTGAGCAAGTCGCACCTTTCATGTCAACTGCTGAATTGATGAAAAAGTTCCAAACAAGCACACGAGACTTGTCACTGCCTCATGCCAACCCTTCTCTTCCACAG AACCGAACTAAGTTGACACTGACAAGACCAAAGGAGCCCGAGTTTGTGACATCCCAACGAGCTCGTCCTGTAAGAGTGAAGAGCAGTGCAGAGCTTGAGGAAGAGATGTTGGCAAAGATTCCCAAATTTAAAGCTCGACCTGTGAACAAGAAG aTTTTGGCAGCTCCAGCTTTGCCTGCGCCTCAGAGAAGCACACCACAACTGCCAGAATTTCAG GAATTCCATCTTGAAACAATGGCGAGGGCTAGCCAACATGCAGAGACATCTTCAATTGCTTCAACAGAAGTGTCTAAGCAG CATAATGATTGTAGGCCTCACCTTACTGCACCAAAGAGCCCCGTGCTCCAAACAATGTTAAGAGCTCGTCCTACTAAAGCAAAAACAACTGCGGAACTTGAGCAAGAGGAACTAGAGAAGGCACCAAAATTCAAAGCAAAACCTTTAAACAAAAAG ATATTTGAAAGTAAAGGAGAGATGGGCATCTTTTGCAACATGAAGAAGCACATAACCATACCTCAAGAGTTCCACTTTGCGACAGATGAGAGGATATCTCAGCCATGTCCTGTCGTAGATATATTCGACAAG CTCTCATTGACCTCTGACTCTTGCCATGAAAAGCCTCTACCAAGGAACACTGCTCCAAACCCCTTCAACCTAAGGACAGAA GAACGAGGCGCTGAAAAGGAGAAAAAGTTTGTAATGGAGATCACTCAGAAGCTGATAGGAGATGAAAGGGCCAGAGTTCCAAAAGCAAACCCATATCCTTACACAACCGACTATCCCGTG GTACCACCAAAACCAGAACCCAAGCAATGCACAAAGCCAGAACCGTTCCAGTTAGAGAGTCTATTGAGGCACGAAGAAGAAATGCGAAGAGAAAGGGAAGAGAGGATGAGAATGGAGAGAGAAGAAGCTCAGAAGAGACTCTTCAAAGCACAACCAGTTATAAAAGA GGACCCAATCCCTGTTCCAGAGAAAGTACGAAAGCCTCTCACAGAGATTCAGGAGTTCAACCTCCATGTAGAGCATCGAGCTGTTGAGAGAGCAGATTTTGATCAGAAG ATCAAAGAGAAGGAGAATCAATACAAGAGATACCGTGAAGAGAGTGAAGCTGCAAAAATG GTGGAGGAAGAGAGGTTTCTAAAGCAAATGAGAAAGACGATGGTTCCTCATGCTAGACCTGTGCCTAACTTCAACAAACCCTTCTTACCTCAGAA GTCCaacaaggagatcacgaaaccAAAATCCCCAAACCTTAGAGTGATCAAAAGAACCGAGAGAAGAACTATGATGGCTCCTCCACCAACTGTGTCTGCAGCTACCAGTGCTTCAGCTGGTCAGATGAGATAG
- the LOC106422923 gene encoding putative E3 ubiquitin-protein ligase RING1b, with product MPALNNFSAAEKEDDQLGRTTRAEEKEEDPENMDVMEEEGSKERSPSSTSEEQSESEFIEGIDLEDIRKYVQCPICLGIIRKTRTFMECLHRFCQECIDKSMRFGNHECPACRKHVPSRRSLRPDPKFDAFIAAIFGNVDSNEEQDLAFDEDELARNKQFQATIAQVSQRQSEALVKSSGKDAGVLPRSQPSGSGSRRRRRNSRNMVHDTSQAAHDDDGDNNRVNASSSAKILPRKRNRRSATRSTAHPSSSSCPSNNDNNCANNVTEEAHHRDSRGIAHGFAWGKGGRRSNARQANNNQGASSSKSVRNARLNRLVDYLSTLESNSV from the exons ATGCCTGCGTTGAACAACTTTTCCGCCGCCGAGAAAGAAGACGACCAACTTGGTCGTACCACACGagctgaggagaaagaagaagatccgGAAAACATGGATGTAATGGAAGAAGAAG GTTCCAAGGAGAGAAGTCCATCTTCTACATCAGAAGAGCAATCAGAATCAGA ATTTATAGAAGGTATTGATCTAGAGGATATCCGTAAGTACGTGCAGTGTCCTATATGTTTAG GAATTATAAGGAAAACAAGGACTTTCATGGAATGTCTCCATCGGTTTTGTCAAGAGTGCATTGATAAGTCAATGAGATTTGG GAACCATGAGTGTCCTGCTTGTAGAAAACATGTACCCAGCCGACGTTCATTAAGACCCGACCCCAAATTCGATGCTTTTATTGCAGCTATATTCGGAAATGTCGATAGTAATGAGGAGCAG GATTTGGCTTTTGATGAAGATGAGTTGGCTCGTAATAAGCAG TTTCAAGCAACTATAGCTCAAGTATCGCAGAGACAATCTGAGGCCCTTGTGAAGTCTTCTGGTAAAGATGCAGGGGTCTTACCGAGATCACAGCCTAGTGGTAGTGGCTccagaagaaggaggaggaaCAGCAGAAACATGGTGCATGATACATCACAAGCCGCccatgatgatgatggtgataaCAACAGAGTCAACGCTTCGTCTTCTGCTAAAATACTGCCGAGAAAAAGAAATAGGCGCTCTGCAACTCGTTCTACAGCtcacccttcttcttcttcatgtccAAGCAACAATGATAATAACTGCGCTAATAATGTCACAGAGGAGGCGCATCATAGAGACAGCAGAGGCATAGCACATGGGTTTGCATGGGGAAAAGGCGGCAGAAGGAGTAACGCAAGGCAAGCGAATAATAACCAAGGAGCTAGTAGTAGTAAGAGTGTTAGGAATGCTCGCTTGAACAGACTTGTGGATTATCTCAGTACCTTAGAGAGTAACAGTGTCTAG
- the LOC106422970 gene encoding uncharacterized protein LOC106422970, which translates to MCSRNIDTDEETLYMAGCFLQFTWIAMTSVPGTDSLAWTDEQTRFYLKLRVEEKLKGNERKGNLNEVGRQSIIDKFYEAYGERHVWRKFGIKHTTCKTQYARFKRLINKRTGLGYDANGYVDMSDDWWDQLFKEFPSARKLKENPLANVDLLENVFGAVHVSGAEGWTAQQGEDSLDKQGDNNDGDAEDTDVDQVPPTQDISAPAESRTAGPSSSRTKANKKRSRAAQVGQAVVDCLSDKNKMIGNHPEFSCNQLTAMEALHSLSAIRHWSPLYKAAIDHLKQDPTNRQTFLFYKDDEDKVLYLEYATGESRDA; encoded by the exons ATGTGTTCAAGAAACATTGACACTGACGAGGAAACTCTTTATATGGCAGGTTGTTTCTTGCAGTTTACTTGGATTGCAATGACATCTGTCCCCGGTACTGAT TCTCTGGCATGGACTGATGAGCAAACCCGGTTCTACCTCAAACTGAGAGTTGAGGAGAAGCTGAAAGGAAATGAAAGAAAAGGAAATCTTAATGAAGTTGGGAGACAGTCCATTATTGACAAGTTTTATGAAGCTTATGGGGAAAGACACGTTTGGAGAAAATTTGGGATCAAGCACACTACTTGCAAAACTCAGTATGCAAGGTTCAAACGGTTGATCAACAAGAGGACCGGACTTGGCTATGATGCAAATGGGTACGTAGACATGTCTGATGACTGGTGGGATCAACTTTTTAAG GAATTCCCATCAGCTAGAAAGCTTAAAGAGAATCCACTAGCAAATGTTGACTTGTTGGAGAATGTGTTTGGAGCGGTTCATGTAAGTGGAGCTGAAGGATGGACTGCTCAGCAAGGCGAAGACTCTTTGGATAAGCAAGGCGACAATAATGATGGTGATGCTGAAGACACTGATGTGGATCAAGTTCCTCCTACTCAAGATATCAGTGCTCCAGCTGAATCAAGAACTGCTGGCCCTTCATCCAGTAGAACAAAAGCTAACAAGAAGAGATCAAGGGCTGCTCAAGTAGGACAGGCTGTAGTAGATTGTCTTTCTGACAAGAACAAGATGATAGGGAACCACCCTGAGTTCAGTTGCAACCAGCTTACAGCTATGGAAGCCTTACACTCGCTGTCTGCTATCAGGCACTGGTCTCCTTTGTACAAGGCAGCCATCGATCATCTCAAGCAGGACCCTACCAATCGCCAGACCTTCTTGTTCTATAAAGATGATGAGGACAAGGTTCTCTACTTGGAGTATGCTACTGGTGAAAGTAGAGATGCTTGA
- the LOC106422969 gene encoding protein ALP1-like — MDSNSILRLLIEDDELDLLFDENQYMCALLEEMGGATEADADRQLVRTNRGEGWRRVQRFMNGSEVQCYEILRMNQETFKSLCKVLSEKYGLKETHNVYVEESVAMFLETVGQDATVRAISEHYQHSTDTVKKKLEQVLSSLLKLASDIVKPTRNEFATASPFLEGKPQYWPYFKNCIGALDGTHIAVRPPSGNSEPFRGRKGEPTMNVLAICNFDMRFIYAYVGVPGRAHDTKVLTYCATEEASFPHPPAGKYYLVDSGYPTRTGYLGPHRKTRYHIDQFNRGGPPSNTRELFNRKHSGLRSMIERTFGVWKAKWRVLDRKHPKYELKKWIKIVTATMALHNFIRDSQHGDTDFSYWEGVESYEQHGDDQEEHVGYIPQGDRLMESVRHCITMEMARGTRLPY, encoded by the exons ATGGACAGTAAC AGCATATTAAGACTTTTAATTGAGGATGATGAGTTGGATTTGTTATTTGATGAGAATCAGTACATGTGTGCTCTTTTGGAGGAGATGGGTGGAGCAACAGAAGCTGATGCTGATAGGCAATTAGTCAGGACAAACCGAGGTGAAGGTTGGCGACGTGTGCAACGTTTTATGAACGGGTCTGAGGTACAATGCTATGAGATTCTACGCATGAACCAGGAAACATTTAAGAGTTTGTGTAAGGTGCTATCAGAAAAGTATGGGTTAAAGGAGACTCACAATGTTTACGTTGAGGAGAGTGTTGCAATGTTCTTAGAGACGGTCGGACAAGATGCAACTGTACGGGCTATATCAGAGCATTATCAGCATTCAACTGACACTGTGAAAAAGAAGTTAGAACAG GTATTAAGTTCTCTCTTGAAGCTTGCATCAGACATTGTGAAACCGACTAGGAATGAGTTTGCAACTGCTAGTCCTTTTCTAGAAGGTAAACCACAGTATTGGCCTTACTTTAAGAACTGCATAGGTGCTTTAGATGGAACTCATATTGCTGTCCGTCCACCATCTGGGAATAGTGAGCCATTTAGAGGTAGAAAAGGTGAACCAACCATGAATGTGCTGGCTATTTGTAATTTTGACATGAGGTTCATCTACGCTTATGTTGGAGTTCCCGGGAGAGCACATGATACGAAGGTGCTAACATACTGTGCTACTGAAGAAGCTTCTTTTCCTCACCCACCAGCTGGAAAATACTACTTGGTCGACTCAGGTTACCCAACCAGAACTGGTTACTTAGGTCCTCATCGCAAGACTAGATACCATATAGATCAGTTCAACAGAGGAGGTCCACCATCAAACACTAGGGAATTGTTCAACCGCAAGCACTCCGGTTTAAGATCAATGATTGAGAGGACTTTTGGTGTTTGGAAAGCCAAGTGGAGAGTTTTAGACAGAAAACATCCCAAGTATGAGTTGAAGAAATGGATAAAGATTGTGACAGCAACCATGGCCCTCCACAACTTTATTCGAGATTCACAACATGGAGATACTGATTTTTCTTATTGGGAAGGAGTGGAATCATATGAACAGCATGGTGATGATCAAGAAGAGCATGTTGGATACATTCCGCAGGGTGATAGACTGATGGAGAGTGTGCGTCACTGTATTACTATGGAGATGGCAAGAGGAACTAGACTTCCATACTag
- the LOC106422931 gene encoding RNA polymerase II subunit 5-mediating protein homolog produces MEPPQTKGTVTPLASLFSEEEARKAASYVEERIREKREEMNRLQRFVDENDNLISLVKKLPEKLHHNIMVPFGKIAFFPGRLVHTNECLVFLGENYYTDRTSKQTVDVLRRRDKTLQSQIHSLKAEIDDFQTEASFFANTASEAAEGVLEIREEYEEEDSGTVCQRGVEKEASGVSGGEAGEGEDKDDEFARIMSRLNELEMEEEQEDGEDGDDRSEEHDVEERDLDVVKGLGDKTGDNGIGYEESVLEKPQYLQKEDKSRGGIPQQNAETWRDFQATSRGKASSSVVGPQKIESPIQKQEPKFDTNKAFTGSIVEHTHNLETNTHGKMQPSGSQPSKPVSRFKAQRR; encoded by the exons ATGGAGCCGCCGCAGACGAAGGGAACAGTTACGCCTCTAGCGTCGCTGTTCTCAGAGGAGGAGGCTCGGAAAGCAGCGAGCTACGTGGAGGAGAGAATCAGAGAGAAGCGGGAAGAGATGAATCGTCTCCAACGGTTCGTCGATGAGAACGACAATCTCATCAGTCTCGTCAAGAAGCTCCCCGAGAAGCTTCATCACAACATCATG GTTCCCTTCGGTAAAATTGCGTTTTTTCCAGGTCGGTTGGTTCACACCAACGAGTGTTTG GTGTTTTTGGGAGAGAATTATTATACGGACAGAACATCGAAGCAGACCGTTGATGTTTTGAGGAGAAGAGACAAGACTTTGCAGTCACAGATTCATTCACTTAAAGCTGAGATTGATGATTTTCAAACGGAGGCTTCGTTCTTCGCTAATACTGCTTCAGAAGCAGCG GAAGGAGTTCTTGAGATTAGAGAagagtatgaagaagaagattctgGAACTGTGTGTCAGCGAGGTGTTGAGAAAGAGGCTTCTGGTGTTTCTGGAGGAGAGGCGGGAGAAGGTGAAGATAAAGACGATGAGTTTGCTCGGATCATGTCGAGGTTGAATGAACTTGAAATGGAAGAAGAACAGGAGGACGGTGAGGATGGGGATGATAGAAGCGAAGAACATGATGTGGAGGAGAGGGACCTCGATGTTGTGAAGGGTCTTGGAGATAAAACAGGCGATAATGGGATTGGATATGAGGAATCTGTTCTTGAGAAGCCACAATATCTCCAAAAAG AGGATAAATCACGTGGTGGAATTCCCCAGCAAAACGCTGAAACATGGAGAGACTTTCAAGCAACCTCCAGAGGAAAAGCAAGTTCCAGTGTTGTAGGTCCACAAAAGATTGAG TCACCTATACAGAAACAGGAGCCCAAGTTTGATACTAACAAG GCTTTTACTGGATCAATCGTAGAGCACACCCATAATCTAGAAACCAACACCCACGGCAAAATGCAG CCTTCAGGGTCTCAGCCATCAAAACCGGTTTCAAGATTCAAGGCACAGAGAAGGTAG
- the LOC106423103 gene encoding probable serine/threonine-protein kinase At1g54610 gives MGCVSSKQRPFRRKSTLASEKRSSRFDSSRRVDEWIQPQVVFDRSSSKRDAKDSKLIESEMLSSNRFCDHQVEKILENPQLAVHDQELRKVPCPVVKPGIEPKLDRWNSIDSKVRLIEFEKLSSKRLSDHHQIDKEPEAQAVVPQELRKNLSVAAAPKDTELKQVVSAGWPTWLVSVAGEALVDWAPRRASTFEKLEKIGQGTYSSVYRARDLTHDKIVALKKVRFDLNDIESVKFMAREIIVMRRLDHPNVLKLEGLITAPVSSSLYLVFDYMDHDLVGLSSLPGVKFTEPQVKCYMRQLLSGLEHCHSRGVLHRDIKGSNLLIDGNGVLKIADFGLATFFDPKARTVALTSHVVTLWYRPPELLLGASHYGVGVDLWSTGCILGELYAGKPILPGKTEVEQLHKIFKLCGSPTESYWRKHNLPSSAGFRTAIPYRRKLSEMYKDFPESVLLLLETLLSIDPDHRSSASSALQSEYFKTKPLACDPSCLPKYPPSKEIDAKLRDEEKRQRPEKQERQDSQGRRSHERKAIPPIRANHSLSMSMDKPYLDLKSRNESFKSFKEERTSHVPVPEYPNMQTRNNQSGERVSYSGPLMSNRNVAKSTMYVKENAPPPRYPPSRVNPRVLSGSVSSKALLDQPVMNQRRRDRRAYTRADTMDSRHMTIPIDPSWYNPSDSKIYTSGPLLEQPSRVDQMLEEHDRQLQEFSRQEQKAREDKTDKCEQS, from the exons ATGGGTTGCGTAAGTTCTAAACAAAGGCCTTTTCGTAGAAAGTCCACACTAGCATCGGAGAAACGTTCCTCGCGTTTTGATTCGTCGAGGAGGGTAGATGAGTGGATCCAACCTCAAGTTGTGTTTGATAGATCGAGTAGCAAGAGAGACGCCAAAGATAGTAAGTTGATTGAATCCGAAATGTTGAGCTCCAATAGGTTTTGCGATCATCAGGTTGAGAAGATACTCGAGAATCCTCAGTTAGCTGTTCATGACCAAGAACTGAGAAAGGTACCATGTCCTGTTGTGAAACCAGGCATAGAACCGAAGCTAGATAGATGGAATAGCATTGACTCCAAAGTTCGATTGATTGAATTTGAAAAGTTGAGTTCCAAAAGGTTGTCTGATCATCATCAGATTGACAAGGAACCAGAAGCTCAAGCCGTTGTTCCTCAGGAGTTAAGGAAGAACCTGAGTGTTGCTGCTGCTCCGAAGGACACAGAGCTGAAGCAAGTAGTGTCAGCAGGATGGCCTACGTGGCTAGTCTCAGTTGCTGGTGAGGCGTTAGTTGATTGGGCTCCACGTCGAGCAAGTACCTTTGAGAAACTTGAGAAA ATTGGTCAAGGAACGTATAGCAGCGTCTACAGAGCACGTGACCTCACTCACGACAAGATCGTCGCGCTAAAAAAAGTCCGGTTCGATCTCAACGACATAGAAAGCGTCAAGTTCATGGCCAGAGAGATCATAGTAATGCGGCGTCTAGACCATCCCAACGTCCTCAAACTAGAAGGACTCATCACCGCCCCCGTCTCATCGTCCCTCTACTTAGTCTTTGACTACATGGACCACGATCTCGTGGGACTCTCCTCACTCCCCGGTGTCAAGTTCACAGAGCCTCAG GTTAAGTGTTACATGCGACAGCTTCTAAGTGGGCTTGAACATTGTCACAGCCGCGGCGTGCTTCATCGAGATATAAAGGGTTCGAATCTTCTGATCGATGGTAATGGAGTTCTGAAGATAGCTGATTTTGGTTTAGCGACGTTCTTCGACCCCAAGGCGAGAACTGTTGCTTTGACTAGCCATGTTGTCACTCTTTGGTACCGACCACCAGAGCTTTTGCTTGGAGCTTCTCATTACGGTGTTGGGGTTGATCTTTGGAGCACTGGTTGCATCTTAGGTGAATTGTACGCTGGTAAACCGATCCTACCTGGAAAAACCGAG GTAGAACAGTTGCATAAGATCTTCAAGCTATGTGGTTCACCAACAGAAAGTTACTGGAGGAAACATAACTTACCGTCTTCAGCTGGATTCAGAACTGCTATTCCTTACAGAAGAAAGTTATCAGAGATGTACAAGGACTTTCCGGAGAGTGTTCTTTTGCTTTTAGAGACGTTACTCTCCATAGATCCTGATCACCGGAGCTCTGCAAGTAGTGCCCTTCAGAGTGAG TACTTTAAAACCAAGCCGTTGGCTTGTGATCCATCTTGTCTACCAAAGTATCCACCTAGTAAAGAGATTGATGCTAAATTGCGTGATGAAGAGAAAAGGCAACGACCTGAGAAACAAGAAAGGCAAGACTCTCAGGGGAGAAGATCACACGAGAGAAAAGCTATCCCACCGATCAGAGCAAATCACTCTCTATCAATGTCAATGGAT AAACCATATCTAGATTTGAAGAGCAGAAACGAGAGTTTCAAGTCGTTTAAGGAAGAGAGGACTTCTCATGTCCCAGTTCCTGAATATCCAAATATGCAAACAAGAAACAATCAAAGCGGTGAGAGAGTTTCATACTCAGGTCCATTGATGAGCAACCGGAACGTGGCTAAGTCAACAATGTATGTGAAGGAGAATGCACCTCCTCCTAGATACCCTCCATCTAGAGTAAACCCGAGGGTTTTGTCAGGTTCAGTCTCCTCCAAGGCGTTATTAGATCAGCCAGTAATgaatcaaagaagaagagatagaAGAGCATACACTAGAGCGGACACTATGGATAGTAGACATATGACAATACCAATCGACCCATCTTGG TATAATCCAAGTGATAGCAAGATTTACACGTCCGGACCGTTGTTGGAACAGCCAAGCAGAGTGGATCAGATGCTTGAGGAACATGACAGGCAGCTTCAGGAGTTTAGTAGACAAGAACAGAAGGCTCGGGAAGACAAAACTGATAAGTGTGAACAATCATGA